The Pirellulales bacterium genomic sequence CGCCCGACGACGCCTTGCCCAGCGTCGAGCCCCCCAGCGCCGGCTTCATTCTGCAACTGTTTGTCGTGCCGGCGGTGATCGTCGCCATTATCGTCGCCGTGTGGCTCATGTTCACCTGGCTCGCCCACATGGGGGACAACCCCAGCACCTATATCAACGCGCTGCGCCGCGACAACGAGGCCCGCTGGCAAGCCGCCGTCAACTTGGCCAACGCGCTGCGGCAACCCAACAGCAAGTTCAAAAACAACACCGAGATCGCCGACGAATTGGCGCAGTTGTTGCAAGATGAACTGGAAGCCAGCCGGCAGAGCAAGAGCCAGGCCGACGTGCGCGTCCGCGTCTACATCTGCCGCGCGCTCGGCGAGTTCAACATCCCCAACGGGTTGCCCGCGCTCCTCGAAGCCGCCAAGACGCAAACCAGCGAAGCCGACGTGCCGGTGCGCGCCAGCGCCATCGAAGGCATCGCCCTCTTGGCCTCCGGCCCGGCAGGCGAGGCCGTTCGCGCCAATCTAAAAGTGGCGTCCACGCTGGTCGAGTGTTCCACCGCCGAAGATCCCGCGGTGCGCACC encodes the following:
- a CDS encoding HEAT repeat domain-containing protein, whose product is MDQNTESQQTISPDDALPSVEPPSAGFILQLFVVPAVIVAIIVAVWLMFTWLAHMGDNPSTYINALRRDNEARWQAAVNLANALRQPNSKFKNNTEIADELAQLLQDELEASRQSKSQADVRVRVYICRALGEFNIPNGLPALLEAAKTQTSEADVPVRASAIEGIALLASGPAGEAVRANLKVASTLVECSTAEDPAVRTRAAFALGVIGGAEAQERLATLLKDPIADVRYNAATGLARLGDARAVDVLAEMLDPTRVRVIERKEDELAQEFKRFTIPQNALRAVEKLIDANPSVDVSALQTAMQPLTQSENTQLSHYAAQVAARLADRQPAQP